The following proteins come from a genomic window of Lolium rigidum isolate FL_2022 chromosome 5, APGP_CSIRO_Lrig_0.1, whole genome shotgun sequence:
- the LOC124653626 gene encoding NAC domain-containing protein 92-like — translation MEGGGGGGDKGGAASKTKSSKKEEESLPPGFRFHPTDEELITYYLRGKIADGSFTARAITEVDLNKCEPWDLPEKAKMGEKEWYFFSLRDRKYPTGVRTNRATNAGYWKTTGKDKEIFTGQPPATQELVGMKKTLVFYKGRAPRGEKSNWVMHEYRLHLKSTSKSNKDEWVVCRIFAKSPGVKKYPSNNTHSRSHHPYSLDMVPQFLPTLLQHDLFTRGHHPYMSPADLVELSRFARGTPGLHPHIQPHPVYMNPAAPFTLSNLNLNLGAPSPATPMPPQHVLHAMSMPMNQQIGVTNQAATMEHMVSNGVIPLNGGDGGFGPDAATGGAGIRYQNLDVDQMVERYWPGSY, via the exons atggaaggaggaggaggaggaggagataagGGAGGGGCGGCGTCGAAGACGAAGAGCtccaagaaggaggaggagagccTGCCGCCGGGGTTCAGGTTCCACCCCACGGACGAGGAGCTCATCACCTACTACCTCCGCGGCAAGATCGCCGACGGCAGCTTCACCGCCAGGGCCATCACCGAGGTTGACCTCAACAAGTGCGAGCCATGGGATCTACCCG AGAAGGCGAAGATGGGAGAAAAAGAGTGGTATTTCTTCAGTCTTAGAGACCGCAAGTACCCGACCGGTGTGCGCACGAACCGTGCAACTAATGCTGGTTACTGGAAGACAACGGGGAAAGATAAGGAAATTTTCACTGGACAGCCACCGGCTACACAAGAGCTAGTAGGAATGAAGAAAACACTAGTCTTCTACAAGGGAAGAGCTCCAAGAGGTGAAAAATCCAACTGGGTCATGCATGAGTATCGACTCCACTTGAAGTCAACTTCTAAATCAAACAAG GATGAGTGGGTTGTATGCCGCATCTTCGCCAAGAGTCCCGGTGTCAAGAAATACCCTTCAAACAACACGCACTCTCGGTCCCACCACCCATACTCACTTGACATGGTCCCACAATTCCTTCCTACTCTACTGCAACATGACCTATTCACCCGTGGGCATCACCCTTACATGAGCCCTGCTGACTTAGTGGAGCTCTCTCGCTTTGCTAGGGGTACGCCGGGGTTGCACCCACACATCCAACCACACCCCGTGTACATGAACCCCGCGGCACCATTCACACTATCCAACCTCAACCTCAACCTTGGAGCCCCATCGCCGGCCACGCCAATGCCGCCACAACATGTTCTCCATGCCATGTCAATGCCGATGAACCAGCAAATAGGTGTTACTAACCAGGCGGCGACGATGGAGCATATGGTTAGCAATGGTGTTATCCCACTGAATGGAGGGGATGGAGGTTTTGGCCCAGATGCAGCTACAGGAGGCGCCGGGATTAGGTACCAGAATTTGGACGTAGATCAGATGGTGGAGAGGTACTGGCCTGGTAGTTACTGA
- the LOC124655712 gene encoding uncharacterized protein LOC124655712, protein MRIHRLAAAAALLVLLLVVAGAAAVAGDVGPEEIAGKARANEEEAVLATELGKLRAKVAALEASIVAITLECTETLEKATGAILQNIATLQNEHGKPDVNSLLQKAKEWAKPHVETAKTKWIPVIKENWATAKTNTEPYVQMVPAKSVEVYQASRDAISAHALKAHEFADPYFQEAKKLSKPYIDQVAKASKPHVEKLKTTLKPYTDKAGSAYEKFLGTANLYQQQKEQESGEEPVQGVKTL, encoded by the exons ATGCGGATCCATAggctggccgcggcggcggcgctgctagtGCTGCTGCTCGTCGTagctggggcggcggcggttgcgggggATGTGGGGCCGGAGGAGATCGCGGGGAAGGCGAGGGCCAATGAGGAGGAGGCGGTGCTCGCGACCGAGCTCGGGAAGCTCAGGGCCAAGGTCGCCGCCCTAG AGGCGAGCATCGTCGCGATTACCCTGGAGTGCACTGAAACACTGGAAAAGGCTACCGGAGCGATATTACAGAACATTGCTACTCTTCAGAATGAACATGGGAAACCTGATGTCAACAGCTTACTGCAGAAG GCAAAGGAATGGGCCAAGCCCCACGTGGAAACTGCCAAGACG AAATGGATTCCTGTTATTAAAGAGAATTGGGCTACAGCAAAGACAAACACGGAACCTTATGTGCAAATGGTCCCAGCAAAATCAGTAGAGGTTTATCAAGCATCAAGGGATGCTATCTCAGCTCATGCTCTGAAGGCACATGAATTTGCTGATCCCTATTTCCAG GAAGCCAAGAAGTTATCCAAACCTTATATTGATCAAGTTGCTAAGGCCAGTAAACCACATGTTGAGAAGCTTAAAACCACCCTGAAACCTTACACTGACAAAGCAGGCAGTGCATATGAAAAGTTTCTTGGGACAGCTAATTTATATCAACAGCAG AAAGAGCAGGAAAGCGGAGAGGAACCGGTGCAGGGAGTAAAAACTCTTTGA
- the LOC124655713 gene encoding uncharacterized protein LOC124655713 — translation MPPVAALKPHVTYPRVPALGDNGVCMAGGIVTDEAEASIVAKTEELKSKDGGIETLETVVGEMSQNIATLQSEIASLQSKRSAAAEEQAGKAKARAIELQNQIEKLKNDIAAQNNKKATMEARASDAEKKVQELNAKLERLQKTSAEQKRRVQKTQHALKVAEEELMRVQLETTTKSEQLGEVHGAWLPPWLATHAARSMELMSSQWNEHGKPAFNSLLQKASEKSVQVKEWAKPHIHTAKTKWIPVIKEKWAIAKTNTEPYMQMVSAKSVEVYQASRDAISPHVLKAHQFANPYFQEAKKLSKPYIDQVAKASKPHVKKLETTLKPYSKKFLETATLYHEQFGVQEITPATTDALNSWLLTAAAGTRANSKGISLLIANRTAGESGISDMTAFSIARGQFEPVVDGIMPEVKLWKVAGAKALRS, via the exons ATGCCGCCCGTTGCGGCCTTGAAGCCTCACGTCACGTACCCCCGCGTGCCTGCCCTTGGTGACAACGGGGTTTGCATGGCTGGCGGCATCGTCACCGACGAAG CAGAGGCCAGCATTGTGGCGAAGACCGAGGAGTTGAAGAGCAAGGATGGCGGCATTGAAACACTGGAAACTGTCGTTGGGGAGATGTCGCAGAACATTGCTACTCTGCAGAGTGAGATAGCTTCCCTCCAG TCGAAGAGATCTGCAGCTGCAGAGGAGCAGGCAGGCAAGGCCAAGGCCCGGGCTATTGAGCTTCAGAACCAG ATTGAGAAGCTCAAGAATGACATTGCTGCACAAAACAACAAAAAGGCAACTATGGAGGCCAGGGCTAGCGATGCGGAGAAGAAAGTGCAGGAGCTGAATGCTAAGCTGGAGAGA CTGCAAAAGACAAGTGCTGAGCAAAAGCGTAGGGTCCAGAAGACCCAACATGCTCTTAAAGTTGCAGAG GAGGAGCTGATGAGGGTGCAGTTAGAAACAACAACGAAATCTGAGCAGCTCGGAGAG GTTCATGGGGCATGGTTGCCACCTTGGTTAGCGACACATGCAGCTCGCTCAATG GAGTTAATGTCAAGTCAATGGAACGAACATGGGAAACCCGCTTTCAACAGTTTGCTGCAGAAG GCATCAGAAAAATCAGTGCAGGTGAAGGAATGGGCCAAGCCTCACATTCACACTGCCAAGACG AAATGGATTCCTGTTATTAAAGAGAAGTGGGCCATTGCAAAGACAAACACGGAACCTTATATGCAAATGGTCTCAGCAAAATCAGTAGAGGTTTATCAAGCATCAAGAGATGCCATCTCACCTCATGTTCTGAAGGCACATCAATTTGCTAATCCCTATTTCCAG GAGGCCAAGAAGCTATCCAAACCCTACATTGATCAAGTTGCTAAGGCCAGTAAACCACATGTCAAGAAACTTGAAACCACCCTGAAGCCTTACTCTAAAAAGTTTCTTGAGACGGCTACTTTATATCATGAGCAG TTTGGAGTGCAGGAGATCACGCCCGCCACTACCGATGCTTTGAACTCATGGTTGCTCACAGCAGCAGCTGGAACACGGGCAAATTCCAAGGGCATTAGCTTGCTGATAGCTAATCGCACTGCTGGCGAATCTGGAATATCAGATATGACAGCGTTTTCAATAGCTCGAGGCCAGTTTGAACCTGTGGTTGATGGGATCATGCCAGAAGTCAAGCTTTGGAAGGTGGCAGGAGCAAAAGCCCTTCGAAGCTGA
- the LOC124652532 gene encoding uncharacterized protein LOC124652532 — MTDRSDGPIGSLPEHLLVEILTRLPICEWVQVSCVSKHWASMFQGEYLWQTAISRKWPSAGFRRRWPGPIPRGSARRRFQALYVSENLVPSGGEIDELVGHTFLYLKEQLESLVIPPSSILHGTIIDQFIACGRTGEKAHELASNIWIAVIDNLEENQQTFMLLRHLAQEGDFFLPFPYSRSYKVLWRVFDKLFTDFRDCFSRADYHDALASAKSRFQPVPSLWLGH; from the exons ATGACAGACAGAAGTGATGGACCAATTGGTAGTCTCCCTGAACATCTCCTTGTAGAAATACTGACTCGGTTACCAATCTGTGAGTGGGTTCAAGTATCATGTGTCAGCAAGCATTGGGCAAGCATGTTCCAAGGAGAATACTTGTGGCAAACCGCTATTTCAAGGAAATGGCCATCAGCTGGTTTCCGTAGACGCTGGCCTGGGCCAATTCCCAGAGGTTCTGCTAGGAG gaGATTCCAAGCACTATATGTCAGCGAGAACCTTGTACCGTCTGGTGGCGAGATTGATGAGCTTGTTGGTCACACGTTTCTATATTTAAAAGAACAGCTTGAGAGCCTTGTCATTCCTCCATCCAGCATACTTCATGGCACCATCATTG ATCAGTTCATTGCTTGTGGTAGGACAGGAGAAAAGGCCCATGAACTTGCTTCAAATATATGGATTGCAGTCATTGACAATTTGGAAGAAAACCAGCAAACTTTCATGTTGTTAAGACACCTTGCGCAAGAAGGAGAT TTTTTCCTTCCATTTCCATATTCGAGGTCGTATAAAGTACTGTGGAGGGTGTTCGACAAGCTGTTCACCGACTTCCGTGACTGTTTTAGCAGGGCAGATTACCATGACGCGCTAGCGAGTGCCAAGTCTAGGTTTCAGCCAGTACCTTCTTTATGGCTTGGTCATTAG